One genomic segment of Strix aluco isolate bStrAlu1 chromosome 7, bStrAlu1.hap1, whole genome shotgun sequence includes these proteins:
- the NUDT13 gene encoding NAD(P)H pyrophosphatase NUDT13, mitochondrial isoform X3: MKRILEKFKEAEQWIEKSVLIGCSDEHVPHFALDLGALEKSVVESELKGSFTDLRKALFVVDGKDSPLLASAQSLLRWHDSHQYCSKTGQPTQKNVAGSKRVCHASGIIYYPQMSPVVITLVSDGSRCLLARQPSFPQGMYSALSGFCDMGENVEETVRREVAEEVGLEVESFQYSASQHWPFPSSCLMIACHALVREQQTEISMNSLELEEARWFDLEEIVEGLKREPGSSKQDDGRLLPWFPPKQAIAHQLIWEWVKQQTSQLA, encoded by the exons ATGAAAAGGATCCTGGAGAAATTCAAAGAGGCTGAACAGTGGATAGAGAAGTCGGTGCTGATCGGTTGTTCAGATGAGCACGTACCACACTTTGCCCTGGATTTAG gagcCTTGGAGAAATCAGTCGTTGAGTCTGAACTCAAGGGATCGTTTACTGACTTACGAAAGGCTCTCTTCGTAGTGGATGGGAAAGATTCTCCTTTGCTGGCTTCG GCTCAGTCCCTTCTTCGGTGGCACGACTCCCACCAGTACTGTAGCAAAACTGGCCAGCCCACTCAGAAAAACGTGGCTGGCAGCAAGCGTGTCTGCCATGCCAGCGGGATAATTTACTACCCACAG ATGTCTCCAGTGGTTATCACCCTGGTGTCTGATGGGAGCCGGTGCCTCCTCGCACGACAGCCCTCATTTCCCCAGGGGATGTACAGTGCTCTGTCAGGCTTCTGTGACATGG GTGAAAACGTGGAGGAGACAGTCCGGCGAGAGGTGGCAGAAGAGGTGGGTCTGGAGGTGGAATCGTTCCAGTACTCGGCTTCTCAGCACTGGCCCTTTCCCAGCAGCTGCTTAATGATAGCTTGTCACGCCTTGGTGAGAGAACAGCAGACTGAG ATCAGTATGAACAGCCTGGAACTAGAGGAAGCCCGTTGGTTTGACCTGGAGGAAATCGTGGAGGGTCTCAAGAGAGAGCCTGGTTCTTCAAAGCAAGACGATGGTAGATTATTACCCTGGTTCCCTCCCAAACAGGCCATTGCTCACCAGCTGATTTGGGAGTGGGTTAAGCAGCAAACTTCTCAGCTGGCTTAG